The following coding sequences are from one Cyanobium sp. AMD-g window:
- a CDS encoding META domain-containing protein, with product MDSQHLRRHAGLPLLVALQALLPSGPQAAALAATPSPSRLEGTAWVLERLGQRQPQNGTTITLRFEAGRVAGSDGCNRFGAPVTVRGTGLQVSARGLSTKMACPPAVMQQAEAFQTALRNSRGFRLDGERLRLLSAEGRPLLVLAPQSQRLAGSDWRVAGFNNGRQALVSPILGTSLSLRVVQAGQLAGSAGCNRFTAPLRLDGSRLRIGTPVATRKRCAGAGVMEQEQQFLAALPTATSLRLEGETLELRRADGAIALSLRRVPGP from the coding sequence TTGGACAGCCAACACCTCCGGCGCCACGCGGGCCTGCCACTCCTGGTCGCCCTGCAGGCCCTGCTGCCATCGGGGCCTCAGGCCGCGGCTCTGGCGGCAACCCCGTCCCCCTCCAGGCTCGAGGGCACCGCCTGGGTGCTGGAGCGTCTGGGGCAGCGCCAGCCCCAGAACGGCACCACCATCACCCTGCGCTTCGAGGCTGGCCGGGTGGCGGGCAGCGATGGCTGCAACCGCTTCGGCGCCCCCGTCACGGTCCGGGGCACGGGGCTGCAGGTGTCGGCCCGGGGCCTGAGCACGAAGATGGCCTGCCCGCCGGCGGTGATGCAGCAGGCCGAAGCCTTCCAGACGGCACTCAGGAACAGCCGGGGCTTCCGCCTCGACGGCGAGCGCCTGCGGCTGCTCTCGGCCGAGGGCCGGCCGCTGTTGGTGCTGGCGCCCCAGTCGCAGCGGCTGGCGGGGAGCGACTGGCGGGTGGCGGGGTTCAACAACGGCCGCCAGGCGCTGGTGAGCCCGATCCTGGGCACCAGCCTTTCGCTGCGGGTCGTCCAGGCCGGCCAGCTGGCCGGTTCGGCCGGTTGCAACCGCTTCACGGCGCCGTTGCGGCTGGACGGCTCCCGCCTGCGCATCGGCACCCCGGTGGCGACCAGAAAGCGCTGTGCCGGCGCCGGGGTGATGGAGCAGGAGCAGCAGTTCCTGGCCGCCCTGCCGACGGCCACCAGCCTGCGGCTCGAAGGGGAGACCCTGGAGCTGCGCCGGGCCGACGGCGCCATCGCCCTCAGCCTGCGGCGCGTCCCGGGGCCCTGA
- a CDS encoding metallophosphoesterase: protein MPPPLGRRQLLSLSGLALGAGLWQVWKPAAARAAGLAAPPRSGTRLVLISDLNAAYGSTSYIDEVHRGVALIPPLRPDLVICAGDMVAGQKSGLGRQRLAAMWAGFDRSVLAPLRRAGLPFAPAMGNHDASGASAAGRFLFADDRAEAARFWRARRDSLGLRFVDSGNFPFHYAIRQDDVFVLVWDASTAQVPAEQQRWAERILAGPAARSASRRLVVGHLPLRAVSQGRDRPGEVLAQAAALQQLLERHGVEGYVSGHQHAYFPARLGQLDLFHLGAMGSGPRRLLGQNVPPFQTLTVLDLVGSPPRLVDTSFDLRTLRRIDPQRLPLSLRDATGQVLRRRPNA from the coding sequence ATGCCACCACCCCTCGGCCGACGCCAGCTGCTCTCCCTCTCCGGCCTGGCCCTCGGGGCTGGTCTCTGGCAGGTCTGGAAACCCGCCGCCGCCCGGGCCGCCGGCCTGGCGGCCCCGCCCCGCAGCGGCACCCGCCTGGTGCTGATCAGCGATCTCAACGCCGCCTACGGCTCTACCAGCTACATCGACGAGGTGCACCGCGGTGTGGCCCTGATCCCGCCCCTGCGCCCGGACCTGGTGATCTGCGCCGGTGACATGGTGGCGGGCCAGAAGTCGGGGCTGGGCCGCCAGCGGCTGGCCGCCATGTGGGCGGGCTTCGATCGCAGCGTGCTCGCCCCACTGCGCCGTGCTGGCCTGCCGTTCGCGCCGGCCATGGGCAACCACGACGCCTCCGGCGCCAGCGCCGCTGGCCGCTTCCTCTTCGCCGACGACCGCGCCGAGGCGGCCCGCTTCTGGCGGGCGCGCCGCGACAGCCTCGGTCTGCGCTTCGTCGACAGCGGCAACTTCCCTTTCCACTACGCCATCCGCCAGGACGACGTGTTCGTGCTGGTCTGGGACGCCTCCACCGCCCAGGTGCCGGCGGAGCAACAGCGCTGGGCCGAGCGGATCCTGGCGGGCCCCGCCGCCCGCTCCGCCAGCCGGCGCCTGGTGGTGGGCCACCTGCCGCTGCGGGCCGTGAGCCAGGGCCGCGACCGGCCCGGGGAGGTGCTGGCGCAGGCGGCGGCCCTGCAGCAGTTGCTGGAGCGCCATGGGGTGGAGGGCTACGTGAGCGGCCACCAGCACGCCTACTTCCCGGCCCGCCTGGGCCAGCTGGACCTGTTCCACCTCGGCGCCATGGGCAGCGGCCCCCGCCGGCTCCTGGGCCAGAACGTCCCCCCCTTCCAGACCCTCACCGTGCTGGATCTGGTCGGCAGCCCCCCCCGCCTGGTGGACACCAGCTTCGATCTGCGCACCCTGCGGCGCATCGACCCCCAGCGACTGCCCCTCTCGCTCAGGGATGCCACCGGCCAAGTGCTGCGGCGGCGGCCCAACGCCTGA
- a CDS encoding mechanosensitive ion channel family protein, giving the protein MSTAVPLWLWGLGLAVGFPLLIVVLGEVIHRLKRRGRAIASTVRLVRNVLLPMLVLMVFLQHVLQVDPGTRLFRTIETVFWVCVIHAALSLLNVILFEQAEDDTWRSQVPKLLIDLARLFLILLGTAFVLASVWNADLAGLVTALGVSSIVIGLALQDTLGSVMSGIALLFERPFTVGDWLEVGGVVGQVIDINWRAVRLLTLEQEMVVIPHKLISSEVIRNFTKPTPIHAERIQIGFSYNDPPNLARQVLKSTALETKGILLDPEPDVFTLAYADFAVSYEVKFFIRDYGDIEQIRERFMTRVWYAAKRNNLSIPFPIRTVYNFHGPTSQQKGLAKKFSESLQAIPSYVPINREEDSVAPSVSGISLQHFAAGEKVIRQGQMGNELYIIVAGQALMTRRDEAGEDQELLSLRSGEFFGEMSLFSGEPSTVTIAASNDLEVMNISAAVVNQMIDRQPSFAREIGQIIESRRLAIQETTQAQRRPGT; this is encoded by the coding sequence ATGAGCACGGCCGTGCCGCTGTGGCTATGGGGCCTCGGCCTGGCCGTCGGCTTCCCGCTGCTCATCGTCGTGCTGGGGGAGGTGATCCACCGGCTCAAACGGCGCGGACGGGCGATCGCCAGCACGGTGCGGCTGGTGCGCAATGTGTTGCTGCCGATGCTGGTGCTGATGGTGTTCCTGCAGCACGTGCTCCAGGTCGACCCCGGCACCCGCCTGTTCCGCACGATCGAGACGGTGTTCTGGGTGTGCGTGATCCACGCCGCCCTCTCCCTGCTCAACGTGATCCTGTTCGAGCAGGCCGAAGACGACACCTGGCGCTCGCAGGTGCCGAAGCTGCTGATCGATCTGGCCCGCCTGTTCCTGATCCTGCTCGGCACAGCGTTCGTGCTGGCCTCGGTGTGGAACGCCGATCTGGCCGGTCTGGTCACCGCCCTGGGGGTGAGTTCAATCGTCATCGGCCTGGCCCTGCAGGACACCCTCGGCAGCGTCATGTCCGGCATCGCGCTGCTGTTCGAGCGGCCGTTCACGGTGGGCGACTGGCTGGAGGTCGGCGGCGTGGTGGGCCAGGTGATCGACATCAACTGGCGCGCCGTGCGGCTGCTGACCCTGGAGCAGGAAATGGTGGTGATCCCCCACAAGTTGATCAGCAGCGAGGTGATCCGCAACTTCACCAAGCCCACCCCGATTCACGCCGAACGCATCCAGATCGGCTTCTCCTATAACGATCCGCCCAACCTGGCCCGGCAGGTGCTCAAGAGCACCGCCCTGGAGACCAAGGGCATCCTGCTGGATCCTGAACCGGATGTGTTCACCCTGGCCTACGCCGACTTCGCCGTGTCCTACGAGGTGAAGTTCTTCATCCGCGACTACGGCGACATCGAGCAGATCCGGGAACGTTTCATGACCCGGGTGTGGTACGCGGCCAAGCGCAACAATCTCTCGATTCCCTTCCCGATCCGCACGGTTTATAACTTCCACGGCCCCACCAGCCAACAGAAGGGTCTCGCCAAGAAGTTCAGCGAAAGCCTGCAGGCCATCCCTTCCTATGTGCCCATCAATCGCGAGGAGGACAGCGTGGCCCCCTCCGTCTCCGGCATTTCGCTGCAGCACTTTGCCGCCGGTGAGAAGGTGATCCGGCAGGGCCAGATGGGCAACGAGCTCTACATCATCGTGGCCGGCCAGGCGCTGATGACACGACGGGATGAAGCCGGGGAGGATCAGGAATTACTCTCGCTCAGAAGCGGCGAATTCTTCGGAGAGATGAGTCTGTTTTCCGGTGAACCCAGCACCGTGACGATCGCGGCCAGCAACGATCTTGAGGTGATGAACATCTCGGCCGCGGTGGTCAATCAGATGATCGACCGCCAACCCAGCTTTGCCCGCGAAATCGGCCAGATCATCGAGAGCCGCCGGCTGGCCATTCAGGAGACGACCCAGGCCCAGCGCCGCCCCGGCACCTAG
- a CDS encoding RimK family alpha-L-glutamate ligase — translation MGHPAGLIALLHLGRIHDETPALRAYLADRGIASELVPLPSRTDSATIDWGRFDRVSVRDCRDSHRHPDFLPRISALAEQLKGLGVPLANPLPVIQAAHAKSDYLPQLEREGVALIPSRWLPQGWRGSLAGLLEACGWDEAVLKPAIGARSWHTYRVRCAGPRLVITAADGRAAVAAADADGWLERLAQDGEVCLQRFLPQICQAGELSAVFLGGEFSHAVVKSVAAGGWIAHEGFGGRNRLGQASAADRRWAAAVEERLRRRFGVLPYARIDGIRDEGGELLLLECELVIPRLFLSEGEAFGRYADALVGPTSTRMAW, via the coding sequence GTGGGGCATCCTGCCGGTCTGATCGCGCTGCTGCACCTGGGGCGGATCCACGACGAGACGCCGGCCCTGCGGGCCTACCTTGCCGATCGGGGCATCGCCAGTGAGCTGGTGCCCCTGCCATCACGCACCGACAGCGCCACCATCGACTGGGGCCGCTTCGATCGGGTCAGCGTGCGCGACTGCCGCGACAGCCATCGCCACCCGGACTTCCTGCCCCGCATCAGCGCCCTGGCGGAACAGCTCAAGGGCCTCGGGGTGCCGCTGGCCAATCCGCTGCCGGTGATCCAGGCGGCTCATGCCAAGAGTGATTACCTGCCCCAGCTGGAGCGGGAGGGGGTGGCCCTGATCCCGAGTCGCTGGCTGCCCCAGGGCTGGCGCGGTTCGCTGGCGGGGCTTCTGGAGGCGTGCGGCTGGGACGAGGCGGTGCTCAAGCCGGCGATCGGCGCCAGGAGCTGGCACACCTACCGGGTGCGCTGTGCGGGCCCTCGCCTGGTGATCACCGCGGCCGATGGCCGCGCGGCTGTGGCGGCCGCGGACGCCGATGGCTGGCTGGAGCGACTGGCGCAGGACGGGGAGGTGTGCCTGCAGCGCTTCCTGCCCCAGATCTGCCAGGCGGGGGAGCTCAGCGCGGTGTTTCTGGGCGGAGAGTTCTCCCACGCCGTGGTCAAGAGCGTGGCGGCGGGGGGCTGGATCGCCCACGAAGGGTTCGGGGGCCGCAACCGGCTGGGGCAAGCGAGTGCGGCGGATCGGCGCTGGGCCGCTGCGGTGGAGGAGCGCCTGCGGCGGCGCTTCGGCGTGCTGCCCTACGCCCGCATCGACGGGATCCGCGACGAGGGCGGCGAGTTGCTGCTGCTGGAGTGTGAGCTGGTGATCCCCCGGCTGTTTCTCAGCGAGGGGGAAGCCTTCGGCCGCTATGCCGACGCCCTGGTGGGACCCACCAGCACCCGCATGGCCTGGTAG
- a CDS encoding serine hydrolase: MKRLPGVRVFLLALSLAAPLPPAVAVDGLPGFAPGTGVDAAAARRISRWALATYAVPGAAIALVQDGRLTLVEGFGVRDLASGAPTTADTVFQLASVSKTFTAATVAALVDRRKLGWEQPMVSLLPDFRLHDAYAGRWVNARDLLTHRAGFPAFFGDLFDHLGYGDADVLRRIRYVAPATSFRDRPAYSNIGFFLAGELAAKAGGQPFPELTRSLLFEPLAMERTGVASTLIGDGSGPGALADVSRSHALVGDRLQVVPPNLSALFIAAGGFASSASDLGRFLTLLARGGEIDGRRVLSEAAVKAMFEPVIAEEPGFAEFPPIDADSGFDYSPGWGVYHYNGLKVLEKGGALDGVRTLLLVVPQKRFAVAILANRNLTALPEALRAALLQQAFGRPGEADLQPGIRAQAQQLEGLLLAAEPRPADAKPPARPLAAYTGTYVNDLWGTWTVAERNGSLEVLAGPARYRAPLTPWNGETFHLLWPGVLSAPVPVPFASDGAGRVSGFDYLGYDFRRVAP, encoded by the coding sequence ATGAAGCGTCTCCCTGGGGTGCGGGTGTTCCTGCTGGCCCTTTCCCTGGCCGCTCCCCTGCCCCCGGCCGTCGCCGTCGACGGCCTGCCCGGCTTCGCCCCCGGCACGGGGGTGGATGCGGCCGCGGCCCGCCGGATCAGCCGCTGGGCCCTGGCGACCTACGCCGTGCCCGGAGCCGCCATCGCCCTGGTGCAGGACGGCCGGCTGACGCTGGTGGAGGGCTTCGGGGTGCGCGATCTGGCCAGCGGCGCCCCCACCACCGCCGACACGGTGTTTCAGCTGGCCAGCGTCTCGAAGACCTTCACCGCCGCCACGGTGGCCGCCCTGGTGGATCGCAGGAAGCTGGGCTGGGAGCAGCCGATGGTGTCGCTGCTGCCGGACTTTCGCCTCCATGACGCCTACGCCGGCCGGTGGGTGAACGCCCGGGATCTGCTCACGCACCGCGCCGGCTTCCCCGCCTTCTTCGGTGATCTGTTCGATCACCTCGGCTACGGCGACGCCGACGTGCTGCGCCGGATCCGCTACGTGGCGCCCGCCACCTCCTTCCGCGACCGTCCCGCCTACTCCAACATCGGCTTTTTCCTCGCCGGGGAGCTGGCGGCCAAGGCCGGCGGCCAGCCCTTCCCCGAACTCACCCGCTCCCTGCTCTTCGAGCCCCTGGCCATGGAGCGCACGGGCGTGGCCAGCACCCTGATCGGCGACGGCAGCGGCCCCGGGGCGCTCGCCGACGTCAGCCGCTCCCATGCCCTGGTGGGGGATCGCCTGCAGGTGGTGCCCCCCAACCTCAGCGCCCTGTTCATCGCCGCCGGCGGCTTCGCCAGCAGCGCCAGCGACCTGGGCCGCTTCCTCACCCTGCTCGCCCGCGGCGGCGAGATCGATGGTCGGCGCGTGCTCTCGGAAGCGGCCGTCAAAGCGATGTTCGAGCCCGTGATCGCCGAGGAGCCGGGCTTCGCCGAGTTCCCCCCCATCGATGCCGACTCCGGCTTCGACTATTCCCCCGGCTGGGGGGTGTACCACTACAACGGCCTCAAGGTGCTGGAGAAGGGCGGCGCCCTCGATGGCGTGCGCACCCTGCTGCTGGTGGTGCCCCAGAAGCGCTTCGCCGTGGCGATCCTGGCCAACCGCAACCTCACGGCCCTGCCGGAGGCGCTGCGGGCGGCCCTGCTGCAGCAGGCCTTCGGCCGCCCCGGCGAGGCCGACCTGCAACCCGGGATCCGAGCCCAGGCGCAGCAACTGGAGGGCCTGCTGCTGGCCGCCGAGCCCAGGCCCGCCGATGCGAAGCCGCCGGCCCGGCCCCTGGCGGCCTACACCGGCACCTACGTCAACGATCTGTGGGGCACCTGGACGGTGGCCGAGCGCAACGGCTCCCTGGAGGTGCTGGCCGGTCCGGCCCGCTACCGGGCTCCGCTGACCCCCTGGAACGGCGAGACGTTCCATCTGCTCTGGCCCGGGGTGCTCTCCGCCCCGGTGCCGGTGCCGTTCGCCAGCGATGGCGCCGGCCGGGTGAGCGGCTTCGATTACCTGGGCTACGACTTCCGGCGCGTGGCGCCCTGA
- a CDS encoding adenylate/guanylate cyclase domain-containing protein — MLLLVSGFSTLFTAALGYRSGQINLTNRVFNQLISVRASKAYQIESYFRNIQNHTQTLSEDLSIVAAIEEFDAAFQQLEKTPQPAAATQTLEGYYRREFLPRLDKYHAGTPNLPAYLASDPATRHLQYNYIAANPNPVGKKQQLVAAKDGSTYSKVHGRYHPIFRNIVSRFGYYDMFLINPKGQIVYTVFKETDYATNLENGPYKDSNLAQLVREVVASKEKGFTQLVDFAAYAPSYGTPAAFIAAPIYDGPKLVGVLAFQMPVNEINNVMTGNQDWKQDGLGQSGETILVGNDTLMRSASRFFLEDPKAYLAQLESRGFKKDAIERLSQYDTTILQQPVATPAVTKAIAGGSGTLRVVDYRGVPVLSSYAPLQIDGLHWVILSQMDLAEAYAPIHAFQRQILITATLLILVVTLLAMALAHLFVKPVQQLIDSARKVSSGELASIPDLNATDEFGELAQSFNAMVRSLQTQTALVDQTNQENERLLFSVFPSAIARRLQRGETQIAEEVTNVAVLFADLKGFSRLVSSLSAHESLAILNDLVASFDDLAARFGLEKVKTIGDSYLAVCGLSVPYLDHDKRAIDCAIEMHGILRRFNLERGFQLGIQIGIHSGDIVAGIVGKSRVVYDVWGETVKLAHSLSQACPAGAVYVSEVVHHRLEDLYPFERTAAAIEAQESPPAWRLTGATVPAAGEALAKP; from the coding sequence ATGCTTCTGCTGGTGAGTGGCTTTTCCACACTTTTCACCGCAGCACTGGGCTACCGCAGCGGCCAGATCAATCTCACCAACCGGGTTTTCAATCAGCTCATCAGCGTTCGCGCTTCCAAGGCTTATCAGATCGAATCCTACTTCAGAAACATCCAGAACCACACCCAGACCCTCAGCGAGGATCTCTCCATCGTTGCGGCGATTGAAGAGTTTGATGCCGCTTTCCAGCAGCTGGAGAAGACACCCCAGCCGGCCGCGGCAACCCAGACGCTTGAAGGCTATTACCGCCGGGAATTCCTGCCCCGGCTCGACAAGTACCACGCCGGCACACCCAACCTGCCCGCCTACCTGGCCAGCGATCCGGCCACCCGCCATCTCCAATACAACTACATCGCCGCCAACCCCAATCCGGTCGGCAAAAAGCAACAACTTGTAGCCGCCAAAGATGGCAGCACCTACTCCAAGGTTCACGGCCGCTACCATCCGATCTTTCGAAACATCGTTTCCAGATTCGGCTACTACGACATGTTCCTGATCAACCCCAAGGGACAGATTGTCTACACCGTGTTCAAGGAGACGGACTACGCCACCAACCTGGAGAACGGCCCCTACAAGGACAGCAATCTGGCCCAGCTGGTGCGCGAGGTGGTCGCCTCGAAGGAAAAGGGATTCACCCAGCTGGTCGACTTTGCCGCCTACGCCCCCTCCTACGGCACGCCCGCCGCCTTCATCGCCGCGCCCATCTACGACGGGCCGAAGCTGGTGGGTGTCCTGGCCTTTCAGATGCCCGTCAACGAGATCAACAACGTCATGACCGGCAACCAGGACTGGAAGCAGGATGGCCTGGGCCAGTCAGGTGAAACCATCTTGGTGGGCAACGACACCCTGATGCGCTCGGCCTCGCGGTTTTTCCTCGAGGATCCCAAGGCCTATCTGGCCCAGCTGGAATCGCGCGGCTTCAAGAAAGACGCCATCGAACGCCTCAGCCAGTACGACACGACGATCCTGCAGCAACCGGTGGCGACGCCGGCGGTGACCAAGGCCATCGCCGGGGGATCCGGCACCTTGCGCGTGGTCGACTACCGCGGTGTCCCGGTGCTCAGTTCCTATGCACCGCTGCAGATCGACGGGCTCCACTGGGTGATCCTTTCCCAGATGGACCTGGCCGAGGCCTACGCCCCGATCCATGCCTTCCAACGCCAGATCCTGATCACGGCCACCCTGCTGATCCTTGTCGTCACGCTGCTGGCCATGGCCCTGGCCCATCTGTTCGTCAAGCCCGTCCAGCAACTGATCGACAGTGCCCGCAAAGTCAGCTCCGGGGAACTGGCCAGCATCCCCGATCTCAACGCCACCGATGAGTTCGGTGAGCTGGCCCAGTCCTTCAATGCCATGGTGCGCAGCCTCCAGACCCAGACGGCCCTGGTCGACCAGACCAACCAGGAGAACGAGCGCCTGCTGTTCAGCGTCTTTCCCTCCGCCATCGCCAGGCGGCTGCAGCGGGGCGAAACCCAGATCGCCGAAGAGGTCACCAACGTGGCGGTGCTGTTCGCCGATCTCAAGGGATTTTCCCGGCTGGTCTCCTCCCTCAGCGCCCATGAATCGCTGGCCATCCTCAACGACCTGGTCGCCTCCTTCGACGACCTGGCCGCCCGCTTCGGCCTGGAGAAGGTGAAGACGATCGGCGACAGCTACCTGGCGGTCTGCGGCCTCTCGGTGCCCTACCTCGACCATGACAAGCGGGCCATCGATTGCGCCATCGAAATGCACGGCATCCTGCGGCGGTTCAACCTCGAGCGCGGTTTCCAGCTCGGCATCCAGATCGGCATCCACTCCGGCGACATCGTCGCCGGCATCGTCGGCAAGAGCCGCGTTGTCTACGACGTCTGGGGCGAAACCGTGAAGCTGGCCCATAGCCTCAGCCAGGCCTGCCCCGCCGGCGCCGTGTACGTTTCCGAGGTGGTGCACCACCGGCTCGAGGACCTCTACCCCTTCGAGCGGACCGCCGCAGCCATCGAGGCCCAGGAGTCCCCGCCGGCCTGGCGGCTCACCGGCGCCACCGTTCCCGCCGCCGGCGAAGCCCTGGCCAAGCCATGA